The stretch of DNA TTCATCTCCCTGACCTGTTCCCGGCTCCTGTTGAGGTCTGCAAGGATCGTCCCGGCCGCTTCGGTGTCGCCGCCGAAGAAAAAGCGCCCCAGCCCGGCATGCTGGTGGATCTGCTCCTCGGCCTGGAGCCTGGTCGCAAGCGAGTTGTTGTACTCCCGGGCGATTGCCGAGACGTTCTTGCCGATGCCGCCGTCGAGGTCGCCGAGGGCGAGGAAGGCGTGGACAGCGGTACGAACGGCGTTCTGGTTTTTCCACGCCGCCTGTGCAGACGGGCTGAGGTTTTCAAGCCCCGCCGTCTCGTTCTCCAGGGTCAGGTTGATCCGGTTCCGCAGCTGCTCGTGGAGGGTTTTCTGCTCCTTTTCAGCCGTTTTATTCTGGACAGATACGCCGTTGCCATGGGAAACTGCCTTGCCGTTCCCACCCGCACTGTTGTTTCCATCCGATGCCCGGTCGCTCTTGCCCTGATCCCCGGCCGCTGCCGCATATGCAGGGCTCGCCAGGAGAAGGACGATCAAAATCAGCGCCGCTGTCCTCTTCATCATCTCATCACCGAACATCTCTCTGAGCCCGGGGAGATATGAATATTCTGAACCCCGGAGTTGTCCATTCGATCGGCTCAAAGACGCAGATACTGCAGATACCGCCGCCAGATCTGCACCATCACGACGATTGCCAGCGCCACCGCCGCCAGCGCACCGGCACCAAGGGCCGGGCTCTGCCTGAAGAGGGCGAGGACGGTGCCGGCGCCCAGGGCGATCCCGAAGCTGCTGATGGCGCTGCCGATCAGGACGCACCCCACCGCACCCGGTATGCCCATGCCAAGGATCCGCCCGAGTATTGTGGCGTTCACCCCGCCCGATCCCTGGAACGGGACGATCACGAAGATGATGAGGCCGACGAAGGAGAGGCGTTCGAGCCAGGGGCGCGCCTTGACGAAGGCCTGGCCTCCCTCCATGAACCGGCCGACGAACGGCCCGAGGAGCGGGATGCGGAGGACGAGGTCGAGGTTGAGGGCGACGAAGAGGGAGCAGCAGAGGTCCATGACGAGCGTGCTCGATGCGATCAGCCACCAGGGTTCGCCCAGGAGGAGCCCTGCCGGGATCACCGATTCCTTGCCGGCCGGCGGAAGGAGATAGGCGAGGATCAGGCCGCCGAGCAGGAGGAACTCGGGGTACGGCCTGGTCAGGTACAGGGCGAGGAAGAAGAGGACGGCGAGCCCGACAGGAATGCCGAGCCTGGCCGCCCGGTCAAGCGTGGGATCGGCATGGAACAGGGTGTCCTGAAGGGGCGGGGGTCTGATCATCTCAGATGATTTTTCGCTTCGTTCCCATATGAAGCAGCGTATCCGATGCCGTCGATACGGGAAAAAACGGCCTCTTCTACTCGATGAGGACCAGGGCCACCGAGGTGATCTTCCCGTGGACGATCTTGCCGTAGGCCATGTTTTCGCAGGGGATCGTGGAGAGCGGCCATCCAACGCTGCGGGCGGTCGCAAAGACGTCCATGCCGGCGGCCTCCATGCTCGGGCGCATCACGTCCGCATGCCTGCAGAAGCGTTTCGCGGCGGCATCGACCGGGCCCCCGGTCTCCTCGGGGATGCAGGTTTCGCAGAAGATGCAGGGGTAGGCGCCGAACCCGAAGGCCTTGTAATAGCCGTCGAAGAAGGCGACCTTCTCAAGGGCGTGGACGGTGCCGTTCACCCAGACGATCAGGTCGCGGAAGAACGGATGAAAATCGTCAGGGATATCGCCCGGCCCCAGGTCGGGGTGCGCCGGGTCGCCGTCGAAGCGGAGGAGGAGCCCGGTCTCGTAGCCGGCCAGCATCCTTCGCGTCTCGTCGGGCGTCGGGGCATAGGGCGGACAGGAGAGATGTTTACCATACCCCTTGCAGCCGTACCGGCACTTGAAGGCGACCCAGTCGGCGACTACCACCTCTGACGCACGGATAGGCGCCGCCGCCGCACCCCGCCCTTCTGCACACCGCGTGAGTTTCTCGATCTCAGCCTTCAGCCTCTCCCCCATCTCAAACCACACCGCCCTTACGGCAGAGGAGAGGATAAGATTTTGGATCAGGGCTGACGGCGCCGGGCGAGGATCTCCGCCACGATCCTGGAGGAACTCGAAAGAGGGCCTTCGTAACCGCCGATCCTGACCACCCCGGCGCGAAGGCCGCGTATCTCCAGGGCACGCCGCAGGTCGTCCTCTCCAAAGAACTGGTTGAAGCCGAGGGTGATCACGTCGGGGTCGATCTCCCGGATCGGCGCAAAGATGTCGGCACTGTCGCCGAGACGGGCGTGGTCCACGGGTTTTAAGGCCGCCACCATGGCAAGGCGCTGCTCCTCCGGGATCACCGGCCGCGGTTTGTGGCGGACGTTGGCGTCCCGCGCCACGATCACGTGGAGCTCGTCGCCGAGTTTCTTCGACTCCTCGAGGTAGAAGAGGTGGCCGGGGTGGAGGATATCGAAGGTGCCGGTGGCGACGACCCGCTTCATCCGATCACCTCGATCTCGTAGGGCTCGCCGTTCGCCGTAAAGCAGGCCCAGTCGTCCGGGCCATAGGGCGCCCCGATGATCAGGTGGTAGCGCCCGGTGCGGGGGAAGAAATTGAGGTCGGCGTCAGAGGGCCACAGCACGCCGTTCGGGTGCGAGTGGGCGCTGCCGGCTTTGTGGGTGCCGAGCGGGAGCATGTCGACAAAGATGCTCGCGCTCTCTTCGGTGCTCGTCGTGCCCGGGACCAGGTCGATCTCGCTGATGACGCCGTCCACCTCCCGAAGGATCGCCGCAAACTCGTACGGGTGGTTTTCTGCCCCGAGCCTGAGGAGGAGGTCGAGGAGGTCGGCGGAGATGCCCCTGATCTTCATGTGTGCATCCATGTTGTGGGCCATGCGCAATGAATGATTGGATCGCACCCCGCTCAGAACCGGCCGTCCTGCACATAGCTTCGCCCGAGGAGGAGAGCGGTCTCGGCGCGGGCGAGTTCCCGGCCCAGATAGGCGGCGTGGTCGAGGCGGGAGACGCATCCGTTCTCCACGAGCGCAGCGGCGAGATCGGCCGCCGTCCGGCCCCAGAAAACCCTTCCTTTATGCCCGACCAGGATCCAGCCCTCTTCGATGGCGATCCTGAGGTTTCCTGCCGGGTCGGGGATGAACCCTTCAGGAGCAGGGGGAGCGTCAAGGCGTTCCCCTTCGGGGCCGGGCTCGCGGCGGCGTCTTTTTTCCTTGAGCACGAAAAGGTCGATCCCGAGGTCTTTGGGGTACGGGTGGTCGCCCATTACGGCCATCATCTCGGTTGCCCGCCGCATCTCGGCGACCGAGCCCCGCGTCTTGTCCGAGTGCTCGCTCGTGAAGATCACCGCCGCCCCGACCTCATGGGCGCAGGCGGCGAGAAGGGCGTTCGCCCCGACCGAATCGGCGTCCAGGAGTTCGACGACGTTTCCGGCCCCGAAGAAGAGGGGGCGGGAGGCGCCTGAGAAGTTCCCCAGGGATGCGACGAAGCCCGAGCCCGCGGGCTGAAGGAGGGGGTCGGCGATCAGGGCGGCGATCCCGGCCGCCTCCGCCGCCTTCAGATTGGCGTCAAGCCCGGCATCGCCCGGGACGATCACCGCCGCGGCGCCGGCCGCCGCCACGTCATGGCCGATGGCGGGGATGTTGCCCTCGTGGAGGGAGAGGATCAGGTCGGCCCGGCAGAGGGCGGCGCGGATCAGGGCCGGGTCCTGCGTGTCGGCCGCAAGGGGCCGGTCGATCCCGTCGAGCGCCGCAAAACACCGTTCCACGTCCTCGGGAGCGGCGTCGAAGCCGAAGCCCAGGTCGACGATGTCGGCGCCCCGCCTGAAATGCTCCTCGACCGTCTCCCGCAGGGCCGGGTGGCGGTGGGCGTCCATGATCTCGGCGAGCACCTTCATCCTGGACCCGCCGCCGATCTTTGTGCCCCTGATCACGAACTCGGGCTCAGCCTTCTCCTCGACTTCGGCAAGGCGCCGGAACGCGGCCTCGCGCCGTTCGGCGGCGAAGAGTTCGTCGGCCGGGACCGTCCTGGAGAGCGGGATCTTTCCGGCGAGGGGGAGAATCATGCCGAGGTCGGCAGCGTGCCTGGGCCCGCGGTAGACGGGCACCCCGGTCTCCTCCTCGACAGAGGCGAACGAGGCCGTCGACATCCCGGAGACGATCACCATATCATAGGCTCCGGCCGATATCATCCGTTTCAGGTCGGCCGGGGTCAGAAAGGCGGCGATCTCGCCGGCGACCACAACCTCGGCATCGTAGCCATCGGCGGCCTTTCTGACGATATCGGCGGTCAGGGAGCCTGTAGGGAGGAGGATACGCATGCAGTTTCCTTCACCGGAGAGGGCATAAGTCTTGGGGGACCGGGGTGGCATCCGGATCCGTCAACCTCTTCACCTTCTGAGGCTGAATGTCTATCCAGAATGTTGCGGTGCGATCTCCATATCCACACCTCGTTCTCCCGCGACGGGGAGAGCAGTGTCGAGGACGTGCTCAGGAGAGCCGAAGCGGTCGGGCTCGACGCCATCGCGATCACCGACCACGACACCACCGACGGGGCCCTGCACGCCCTCGCCTGCAGGAGCCGGGTGATCGTCATTCCGGGAACGGAGATCTCGACAAAACAGGGGCACCTCCTCGCCCTCGGGGTCACCACGGCCTTCCCGAAAGGGCTGGACTTTTTCGAGGCAGTGCGGCGGGCTCGATCAGAGGGGGCCGTCCTCATCCTCCCCCACCCCTTCCATATGTGGCGGCACGGCGTCGGGCGGAAGTTGAAGGCCGGGCTCTCCATGGTCGATGCGATCGAGGTCTTCAACAGCCGCTACATCACGGGGACGGCAAACCAGAAAGCGGCGCTGGTCGCCCGCAAACTCCGCAAACCCGGCGTCGGCGGGAGCGACGCACACCACGCCCGCTTCGTCGGCTACGGCTACACCCTGGTCGATGCCGAACCGGACGCAGCCTCGATCCTCAGGGCAATCAGGGAAGGGCGGACCTCGGCCGGCGGGCAGATGACCCCGATCAGTTCGTACACCAGGCAGTCCCTGAAGAGTTCCTGGAAGAGGATCCAGGCGCGGATGCCAAAATGAGGCTGGCGTTTCGGCTTGGCTACTGGGGAGAGAATTTTTTCGGCTCGCAGGTCCAGGCCGAGGTGAGGACCGTCGAAGGTGAGGTGATCGCCACCTGCCGCCGTGTCGGGCTCTTCGACGATCCAGGGGCGGCCCGTTTTGCTTTTGCCGGGCGGACCGATCGGGGAGTCAACGCCGTCGGGCAGGTCTGCGCCTTCTCGACCGAAGAGCCCGAACGGGCGGTGGCCGCCCTGGGGTTCGAACTCCCGGGCGACATATGGACTACCGGGTGGGCGACGGTCCACGACGGGTTCAGCCCGCGAAAAGAGGCGCGGTCCCGGACCTACCGCTACTATTTTTCCGAAGAGTTCGGGGACGTCCCGGCGATGGACGAGGCCGCACAGGAGTTTGTCGGGGAGCACGACTTCACGCGGTTCTCCAGGCAGAGCGAGCGCAGCCCGATCAGACGGGTGATCTCCGCCGGCGTCAGGGAAGAGGACGATTTCCGCGTCTTCGAGGTGACCGCGGAGAGTTTTCTCTGGAACATGGTGCGGTGCATGGCCTGGAGCCTTGCAGCGGTCGGGCGGGGTGAAATGAGCAGGGAGGAGATCAGGGCCCTCCTCCAGCGTCAGGGAGAGCGGCGGGTGCCGGCCGCACGGCCGGAGGGGCTGATCCTCACGGATGTCGATTACGGCTTCCCCTTTACCCCGCTCCCCCCCTCGCCGAAGGCGACGTCGGCCCTTGACGCCCGGCGGGAGGAATTCAGGCTGAAAGAGCGCGTGAACGGCGCCTTGCTCGGACTGAGCCGGGATCTCCAGAAGCGATCAGGGGACCGCCGGACCAACAAAGCCAAGTCTCCCTGCTTCCATAGTAATCTAGAAGAGCACATCGACAAATGTAATGATCGATAATGTTCATTTTACACCGATGAGGAGTTGAGCACCATTTCTGAAATTCCAAAAGAGGAGTACCTCAAACCGTGCACGGCGGCGTGTGCGGGGTGCAGTTCATCTCTCTGCCTCCGCTACGTCCTGAAAGCTGCAGGACCCGACACCGTGCTGGTCATACCGGCCTGCTGCACGAGCGTGATCCAGGGGATGTACCCGAACACCGCCTTCAACGTGCCGGTGTACAATATCGCCTTTGCAGCCGCCGCCGCGTGCGCCTCAGGCATGAGCAGGGCGTTCCGGAGTCAGGGGAAGAAGACGAACGTCATCGCCTATGCCGGCGACGGCGGGACGATCGATATCGGCATCCAGGCGCTCTCGGGCGCCTTCGAGCGCGGCACCGATTTCCTGTACATCTGCTACGACAACGAGGCCTACGGGAACACCGGCATGCAGCGCTCCGGGGCGACGCCGCTCGGGGCGCTGACCACGACGACGCCGGTCGGGAAGACCGAGTTCAAAAAGGATCTCGACGCGATCGTCGCCGCCCACAACCCGCCATACATGGCGACGGCGTCGAGCGCCTATCCCCTCGACCTGTATAAGAAGGTGAAAAAAGCCCTCTCCATACCGGGCCCGAAGTTCATTCACATCATGGCGCCCTGCCCGCCGGGCTGGCGCTATGACTCGGACCGGACGATCGAGATCGGAAAACTCGCCGTGAAAACCGGGATGTGGGTCCTCTGGGAACGGGAGTACGGGAAAGTCACGGTCTCAGGCCCGTCGAAGACCGCCATGAAAAAACCGCAGCCCATCGACGAGTACATCAAGGCACAGGGGCGTTTCAAGGCCGCAACCCCGGCGCAGATCGCCGAACTCCAGCAGGCGGTCGAGCAGAACATCGAACGGATCAGAAAGGAGGAGGAAGGGATATGCTGACGATCGCAACCGGGAACAAGGCCGTCGCCGCGGCGGTAAAGGAGGCGAAGCCTGCGGTCGTCGCCGCCTACCCGATCACGCCGCAGACCGAGATCATCGAGCAGATCGCAAACTACG from Methanofollis liminatans DSM 4140 encodes:
- a CDS encoding DUF2284 domain-containing protein, with protein sequence MGERLKAEIEKLTRCAEGRGAAAAPIRASEVVVADWVAFKCRYGCKGYGKHLSCPPYAPTPDETRRMLAGYETGLLLRFDGDPAHPDLGPGDIPDDFHPFFRDLIVWVNGTVHALEKVAFFDGYYKAFGFGAYPCIFCETCIPEETGGPVDAAAKRFCRHADVMRPSMEAAGMDVFATARSVGWPLSTIPCENMAYGKIVHGKITSVALVLIE
- a CDS encoding Mov34/MPN/PAD-1 family protein, with product MKIRGISADLLDLLLRLGAENHPYEFAAILREVDGVISEIDLVPGTTSTEESASIFVDMLPLGTHKAGSAHSHPNGVLWPSDADLNFFPRTGRYHLIIGAPYGPDDWACFTANGEPYEIEVIG
- a CDS encoding small multi-drug export protein, which produces MIRPPPLQDTLFHADPTLDRAARLGIPVGLAVLFFLALYLTRPYPEFLLLGGLILAYLLPPAGKESVIPAGLLLGEPWWLIASSTLVMDLCCSLFVALNLDLVLRIPLLGPFVGRFMEGGQAFVKARPWLERLSFVGLIIFVIVPFQGSGGVNATILGRILGMGIPGAVGCVLIGSAISSFGIALGAGTVLALFRQSPALGAGALAAVALAIVVMVQIWRRYLQYLRL
- a CDS encoding thiamine pyrophosphate-dependent enzyme translates to MSEIPKEEYLKPCTAACAGCSSSLCLRYVLKAAGPDTVLVIPACCTSVIQGMYPNTAFNVPVYNIAFAAAAACASGMSRAFRSQGKKTNVIAYAGDGGTIDIGIQALSGAFERGTDFLYICYDNEAYGNTGMQRSGATPLGALTTTTPVGKTEFKKDLDAIVAAHNPPYMATASSAYPLDLYKKVKKALSIPGPKFIHIMAPCPPGWRYDSDRTIEIGKLAVKTGMWVLWEREYGKVTVSGPSKTAMKKPQPIDEYIKAQGRFKAATPAQIAELQQAVEQNIERIRKEEEGIC
- a CDS encoding adenylyltransferase/cytidyltransferase family protein, producing the protein MKRVVATGTFDILHPGHLFYLEESKKLGDELHVIVARDANVRHKPRPVIPEEQRLAMVAALKPVDHARLGDSADIFAPIREIDPDVITLGFNQFFGEDDLRRALEIRGLRAGVVRIGGYEGPLSSSSRIVAEILARRRQP
- a CDS encoding dihydropteroate synthase-like protein, translated to MRILLPTGSLTADIVRKAADGYDAEVVVAGEIAAFLTPADLKRMISAGAYDMVIVSGMSTASFASVEEETGVPVYRGPRHAADLGMILPLAGKIPLSRTVPADELFAAERREAAFRRLAEVEEKAEPEFVIRGTKIGGGSRMKVLAEIMDAHRHPALRETVEEHFRRGADIVDLGFGFDAAPEDVERCFAALDGIDRPLAADTQDPALIRAALCRADLILSLHEGNIPAIGHDVAAAGAAAVIVPGDAGLDANLKAAEAAGIAALIADPLLQPAGSGFVASLGNFSGASRPLFFGAGNVVELLDADSVGANALLAACAHEVGAAVIFTSEHSDKTRGSVAEMRRATEMMAVMGDHPYPKDLGIDLFVLKEKRRRREPGPEGERLDAPPAPEGFIPDPAGNLRIAIEEGWILVGHKGRVFWGRTAADLAAALVENGCVSRLDHAAYLGRELARAETALLLGRSYVQDGRF
- a CDS encoding PHP domain-containing protein; this encodes MLRCDLHIHTSFSRDGESSVEDVLRRAEAVGLDAIAITDHDTTDGALHALACRSRVIVIPGTEISTKQGHLLALGVTTAFPKGLDFFEAVRRARSEGAVLILPHPFHMWRHGVGRKLKAGLSMVDAIEVFNSRYITGTANQKAALVARKLRKPGVGGSDAHHARFVGYGYTLVDAEPDAASILRAIREGRTSAGGQMTPISSYTRQSLKSSWKRIQARMPK
- the truA gene encoding tRNA pseudouridine(38-40) synthase TruA; translated protein: MRLAFRLGYWGENFFGSQVQAEVRTVEGEVIATCRRVGLFDDPGAARFAFAGRTDRGVNAVGQVCAFSTEEPERAVAALGFELPGDIWTTGWATVHDGFSPRKEARSRTYRYYFSEEFGDVPAMDEAAQEFVGEHDFTRFSRQSERSPIRRVISAGVREEDDFRVFEVTAESFLWNMVRCMAWSLAAVGRGEMSREEIRALLQRQGERRVPAARPEGLILTDVDYGFPFTPLPPSPKATSALDARREEFRLKERVNGALLGLSRDLQKRSGDRRTNKAKSPCFHSNLEEHIDKCNDR